GCGTATGGCACACTGGTCTGCGAGATGGAGACGAACGGTCTGTACACGCTTGCGGCAAAATTCAAGGTTGATGCTCTCTCCGTGCTGACCGTGAGCGACAGCCTGGTGACCGGCGAGTCCTCAACAGCCGAGCAACGGGAAAGGGATTTCCCGCTGATGGCCGAAATCGCATTGGAGATTTCGCCTTGTTCTGGTTAGAGCGCCTTATCTTGGTCGTAGCGGCCTAACACGCGCATGCAGCCGACACGCGCTTCGCGCGTGGGTATCGAAGAGGGTTACGGCATTGGTGGGGGTTGGTTGGCGGAGTTGGCAGGGCCAAGCCGCGCGTGCGGCTGATGCGCAACCGTCCGGTGGATAGAGAATCAGATTAAAAGACTCCACCAAGACGATGTATCTACTAATGGGATTGTACGTCGTCAAATTTCATAAAACGACGTACACCGGTGAAAACCACAAATCCTGAAGAGAGAACGGTACCGTGAACGATATTCCTGGTACACAGCAACAGTCCAAATCTGGGGACATGCGATACGCCTTGCTAGCTATGACATGCAGCCTGACTATTATGGTGCTGAGTGGTTGTTGGGAGCGGGACATGCCGATTACGCCAAAATCAACTTTGCAGCCTACGTCGATTGTTACCGGGTTACCGGTGTCTACGCCTGACCTGCGCTGTATCGAAGATAGCGACTGCGTGATCGCATTCAGGCTCGATCTCTGGTGCGATTGCGGGAGCATCTACAGCCGTGAACAGGTTGAGGGCGACCCCAACTTACTGCTTGTGTGGGAAAGACGGAAGTATCCATATACGGTGCCACGGACGACCCGCACACCGACAGGGCCGATTGCCATGTGTAAACCGTGCGGCTACCACCCGACAGGGGCAATTTGCTGGGAGGGGCGGTGCAAACTGCCGGACAACCAGGTGGAAATGCTGCGATTGTGTGATGGCTTGGTTGATCAACCTCGCGCCGGCATCTGCTATGACGCCGCAGCCTACCAGGCCTTTCAGGAAACTGGTACTCAGGGTGCTCTGAAGATATGCAGGTTGCAGAAACGCCCGGATTTAGAGGCCGCATGTTTTTCCAACATCGCCAGCTTCCTCGCCCAAACCGATGCAGAACGCGCCAATCAGTTGTGTAAACTGATTGGTGATACCACCTCGATCACTCAGGCGGATTGCTTCGAAAAGGTCCGCATCACCAGCCCTACGATTACTCCCACACCCACGGCGACCACGACGCCCTTCCCCACGACAATACCAACCGCCCGATCACTCGACTCACCATTGCCCACGGTCACGCCCACGCCCACTAGTGTAGCCCAGTTCATGTCGCCATTACCAACGCCGATCGAAGGCGAGTAATGACAGGGTAACACCAGGACGAATTCGCTAATCATTTGAGTACAGACGCCGATTAGCGTATAGTTGGCCCCTTTGTCAAGACCACGAATCGACGAATCTAAGGTGATGGACATAACGTTCTGGTCGAACGATAAGAAGTTGAACAAGGATTAGGAAAGAAGTCATCGCTTTCCGGTCTGCATCGACAACAGGCGTGCAGTGAGCGAACAGGTTCGACTTCGCTCACTGTACGCTTTCTGCTGGCTGAACTGCCCCGGTCTCATGCCGAAGGCACCCCTTTGGGGAGGGCCGCCGGTTGGGGGACGGAATCCACTTCCCAACTTTCCACTAGACGCAAAGACAGACGCAAAAAAGACGCCTGGCGACCGCTTACCCTGTATAATGCCCGGCGATGGATGATTTCGAGGGCAACGCTCACTCGTTCATTGTAAAAATCTGGTTGGAGGAAACAGCTGAAGAGGCCGGCCAGGCGCACTGGCGCGGGCGCATCACCCATGTACCCAGCGGCACCTACCGCTATGTTCAACGGCTGGAGGATATCAGCGCGTTTATCATCCCTCACATCCGCGCGATGGGCGTGGAACGAATTTAGGGATGTCGGGCAATTTCGACAGCCGGCGCGGGGCAAACAGCACGCCTGTTGCCGGCATGTCGGGTCCCAATTAAGGAGAGTTACCGATGCCAGTCACACCGACCTATCCGGGAGTCTACATCGAGGAAATACCCAGTGGTGTGCGAACAATCACCGGCGTTTCTACCTCGGTCGCCGCTTTTGTCGACTACTTCAAACGTGGTTCGATGAACAAAGCGGTGCAAATCTTTAGCATGGGTGATTTCGAGCGCGGGTTCGGAGGCCTGGACGAACTCAGTGAAGCCAGCTATGCCATTCAACAGTTCTTTCTCAACGGCGGCACTGAAGCCTGGGTGGTCCGGGTGGCCAGCGCAGATGGCAGCAACCCGTTGGCCAAGGCAACCGCGACCCTTTTCGACAGTGCCAGTGGCGGCTCCCAGGCCATGGCGATCTCGGCTGCCAGCGAGGGGACCTGGGGCAACAATCTGCGGGTGGAAGTAGACTATGGCACCGCCAGTTCTGCTACACAATTCAATCTGACCGTCTCAGAGGTCCAGACAGTCAGTGGTCGCACGGTGGTGACCAGACAAGAGGTGTTCCGAAACCTCTCGATGACCAGCACCGATCCCAGCTACGTCAAGACTATCGTGGATGACGGTTCAACGCTCATGAGAGTGGACTCGACCGCGGGCAGCAATCTTCCTCAGGCCTCAGGCTCACTATCTGGTTCCACCTTCACCTTCCCCGCCAACCCACCTGGGGCAGGGCTGCCGCTGCTGGTTGACGTCATCCTGGACGATGGCACCAGCGCCGTGACCAAAACCGCCAACCTGGGTACGACGGCCATCGCCAGTGTGGAGGAGGCTGCCGGCCGCCTGCAAAGTGGCATTCGAGGTGCAGACCCGGGAAATCCAGCCTGGGCGCAGGCTCGTGCAGGAGTTGTGGCGGGCGTTCTTCAGATCGTGGCTGGTCCCTCCGCGCCAGGTACTATCTTCACCTTCGCCGCTGCGGCAGCCGATGCCAACACCGTCGGGAACCTGGCTCTGCCCACCGCGGCGGGTACGGAAACCAACGTTGCGCTCTACCAATTGGGCTACAATGGCAGCGCCATTGGGGCCCAGGGCGCGGGTGCTGCCACATCGGTGGGCGGCAATGGGTTGCCGCCCGATGCCACGGCCCTGCTGGGCAGTCCGGCTGTCGATCCACCAACCGGACTTCACGCTCTGGACAAGGTCGACCTGTTCAATATTCTCTGCCTTCCTCGCATTGCCCGGGTGAGCGGCACGTCGACAAACTTCGCCGAGGCCCAGGTCGATGCTGTGGTCAGCGCAGCCACGACCTATTGCAACGCACGGCGAGCTTTCTTTGTTTTGGATACCCCCAGCAACAAGACCACCGTTTCCCAGATCAAGGACTGGATCAACACCAAGGCGACATTGCGGGACAAAAATGTTGCGCTCTACTTCCCCCGGGTCCAGATCGCCGATTCCCTGCAGGATTTCCGCCTTCGCTCCTTCGGCGCCAGTGGCACCATTGCCGGGCTCTACGCACGCACCGATGCCAACCGCGGTATCTGGAAAGCGCCGGCGGGCGTTGACGCGGCCCTCCGCGGAGTCACCAGGTACGACGTCAAACTGAACGACGCCGAAAACGGCACCCTCAATCCTCTGGGAGTTAACTGCCTGCGCATTTTCGATGTCTTCGGCAATGTCTGTTGGGGGGCCCGTACCCTGGACGGTGCCGATCAGCAGGCCTCGGAGTGGAAATATGTTCCGGTGCGTCGGCTGGCCCTCTTCCTGGAGGAAAGCCTGTTCAGAGGAACGCAATGGGTGGTCTTCGAACCCAACGACGAACCCCTTTGGGCGCAGATTCGCCTCAACATCGGGGCGTTCATGCATAGCTTGTTCCGCCAGGGCGCCTTCCAGGGTACAACGCCGCGCGATGCCTATTTTGTCAAGTGTGACAAGGAGACCACGACTCAGGATGATATCAATCGCGGCATCGTGAATATCGTGGTCGGCTTTGCACCGCTCAAGCCGGCTGAGTTCGTGATCATCAAGCTCCAGCAGATCGCTGGTCAGATCGAGGTATAGAACCATGGCCCAGTTTACCGTCAATACCCATCGTTTCGATCCCTACAAAAACTTCAAGTTCCGCGTCAGGTGGGACGGCCGCTATGTGGCAGGAGTCAGCAAGGTCAGCGCGCTCAAAAGAACCACCGAGGTGGTCACCCACCGGGAGGGAGGCGATCCCAGCAGCAGCCGCAAATCGCCGGGGCGCTCCGAGTATGAGGCGATAACGCTCGAGCGTGGCGTTACCCATGACCAAGAATTCGAGCAGTGGGCCAACAAGGTCTGGAACTTTGGTTCAGGGTTGGGCGCCGAGAGTTCGCTGAAGGATTTCCGCAAGGACATCATCATCGATGTCTACAACGAGGCTGGCCAGCTGGCGATCGCCTACAAGGTGTATCGCTGTTGGGTTTCGGAATACCAGGCGCTGCCTGATCTGGACGCCAACGCGAATGCCGTTGCCATCCAAACCCTCAAGCTGGAAAACGAGGGCTGGGAGCGCGATTACGAGGTCACCGAGCCGACGGAACCGACCTTCACTGAACCATGATCTGGTTCGCCGGCGAGTTTCTTCCGGACATCCGGTGGTCATACTATCAGCCCACCGGCCGGGTTTCCCACGTAAGACCGGTGCCAGCGCTGCGGGAGCGTGGTCCATGAGCGGGATCGCAGGCAACTCGAGGTCATCCGCTCGACTCTGGCTGCATGTCTGGGAGCAATGCCAGATGCATGGGTCTGTGCAGCGAGCCCTGTTGCTGTTGGCCGGCGCCGAACCGCAAAGCCCTGTCGAAACCCTGGCAACGCTGTCGATCGGCCAACGCAACCGCCGGCTGCTGGCGTTGCGCGAGTCTCTCTTCGGACCCGGCTTCGTTGGCCTTGCTACCTGCCCCCAATGTGGTGAAAGGATTGAAATGACCTTTGCCGCATCTGAGATCAGCCAGGCTATGGCGTCCATTCAACGGTCAGACGCCGGGATCACCGGGTCACCCGAGGTTGATTCCGAAGGCGGGGAACATGGCGCAACGACCCCTTCATCCCTGGTTGCGATCGAGGACAGGTATCTGTGGAGCGACAGCAGCTTCGAGGTGATCTATCGCCTTCCCACCAGCCAGGACCTGATGGCCTTAGATCCCGCTCACGGGTCCGGCGCGCGACGAAAACAGCTTCTGGATCGCTGTATCCTGGAGTCTCGAAGTGACGGCGTGAACGTGGCGCCCGATCAGCTACCGAGCGAGGTGAGTGCCGCCGTTGTTGCCCATATGGCGGCGGTTGATCCCTTTGCACTCATGGAGACGGACCTGATCTGTTCGGCCTGCGAATACCGATGGCCGGTCCAGTTCGATATCCTTTCCTTTCTGTGGGACGAGTTGAACGCGTGGGCTGAACGCATGTTGAATGAGGTCCATACGCTGGCTTCGGCGTACGGTTGGTCTGAAATGGAGATACTGGACATGGGTCCCTGGCGGCGAGGACGGTACATTTCGATGGTACTTGACCGCGGAGCTGTCACATGACCGATTACCTGGACAATCTGGTTCAGCACAGCCTGCCAGGTTTGCCGGAAGCGCTGAACGTGCTGCAACCTCGGCTTCCAACCCGCTTTGAAGCGAGTGGAGTTGAAGGAGTTGGGTTGGCGCGAAGTGCGAATGTGGACAGCATCGAGACGCTCGATGGGCCGGGGTTGGATCCAGGGAGATGGGAAACCAGTCAATCGACTCCAGCCTTAGCTGAAGAGAGATGGCCTGGGCAACCGGCTCCCCGCGCGATCGGAACGCAACAAGGAATCCTGGAAAGTCCCTGGCCAGGCAGCGTGCCTTCTTCCGATCATGAGGGTCGCCCGGTGACGCAGCCAAATATCAGGATGGATCGCGACCCCAAGATATCGAACGACCTGGACAGTAGTCCGCCGGCAGGCATGGTCTCAGAGACGAAGGCAGCGACTCCCATTTCGGTCAAGGATCAGACCCAGACGATGAACAAGGGTCAGGACTCTCTGGCATTGGGCAAACTGGCAAACGCTGAGACTGTCGCCTGGCAGTCGCCCGGCCTGCCTTTGCAATCATCGAACATTGGTCGGTATCAACGGCAGATCGAGCCCAAGCTCCAGCCGCCAGTGCGAGGTTTTCAGAAAGAGGCCAGAACCGGGCCAACAGTGGCTATCACAATTGGGCGCATCGAAGTGCGGGCAATCACGCCACCGGCACCGACTCGACCGGTCCGGCGAGCGGCGCTGCAGTCCAAACCCAATACCCTTTCGCTGGATGACTACCTGCGCGGCCGAACACCAGGAAATCGGGGCACGGCCGGAGGGAGTGGCGAGTCATGAGTAATGCCCTGGCTATCGCAGCCGTCACGGCTGTGTTACGGGACTTGCTGAACAATGGCCTGATCGATCACGACGTCACCGGAAGCCTGGGTGGCAACGTGACTGTCAGCGCGCTGCCGCCGGACCGCATTCAGACGGGGGATAGCAGCGAGCAGGCCCAACTGAACCTGTTTCTTTACCAGGTTTCCCCCAACGCCGGATGGCGCAATGTTGGTCTGCCCTCCCGCAGTTCAAACGGTGACCGGCTCAGCAATCCGCCGCTGGCTCTGGACCTGCACTATCTGCTTACCGTCTATGGCGCTCAGGAGTTTCATGGCGAAGTGCTGCTGGGTTACGCTATGCAAATCTTGCATGAGACGCCGGTGTTAGCCCGGGACGCTATTCGCGAGTCTCTGGCAGCGCCACCCCCTATTTCGGGAGGGGTGCTGCCGCCGGCGCAACAGGCGCTGGTTGCGGCAGAGCTGGCAGACCAGGTTGAGTTGATCAAAATCGTTCCACAGGCCTTGAATCTGGAGGAACTCTCCAAGCTTTGGACAGCCATGCAGGCCAAGTACCGTCCCTCAGCGGCCTACCAGGCATCGGTAGTCCTGATCGAAAGCAAACGTTCCACCCGACCGGCGTTGCCGGTACGGACGCGCAATGTCAAGGTCTTCACCTGGCGCCAACCGGTGATCGAACAGGTGGTGTCGTCCGAGGGGGCCGATGCCTGGATATTCGAGGGCAGCACCCTGCTGGTCCAGGGTTATCAATTGAAGGGCAATGTCACCCAGGTGCGCTTCGGTGAGGTCGACGTGACGCCCGCCGACACCGACTTAACCGATAGCGAGATTCGGGTGGCAGTCCCGGCAGGCCTCCAGGCGGGCGTGCAAAGCGTTCAGGTGGTCCAGCGACTCGATCTCGGCACAGCAGCGCCGTCTGAGCCCCACCGCGGTTTCGAGTCCAATGTGATGGCGTTTATTTTGCATCCTGTGATCGAGGCGTCCGGTCCGGTACCCCCTGCGGTGATTGGCCCCACGGTTGCCAACGTCACGCCCACCCTGGTCGACGGGACACCGGTGATCGTCGACGGGGTGACGCTTCAGTCGGCCGATGTGACGGTCAACTTCGCGCCGCGGGTAGGTCGATCCCAGCGGGTGAGGTTGCTTCTGAATGAGTTCAACCCCCCGGCCTCCCGCCAGGCGAGGGCCTATTCATTCAATGCGCCCCAGGACAATGGCATTGCCGATCCCCTTCAGGCCGATACGGGATCGATCGTATTCCCGATCTCCTTTGTCGCGCCGGCCGACTATCTGGTGCGGGTCCAGGTCGATGGCGCTGAGAGCCCACTCACAGTTGATGGCACGGGCCAATACGCCTTGCCGAGGATAACGGTATGAGCGACACTGTGACGGCCAGCTCTCGCAGGCAGGAGACGTCGGAAAAAACCGATGCCCAGCGGGACTTTCTGCTGGACAACCAGCGTGCGCTGGTCGCCGCCCTCGAGCGACTGCGCGTCATCTTGCAGGCATATCTGAGCGGGCAGCCGGGCAATGTAGCGCCCGCGATCGAACCACCGATGCTGGCCTCGCTGCGTGCAACTTTCGGTCTGACTGCCTTCGAGCGCGACCTGTTGTTGCTGGCTGCCGGTGTCGAAATGGACAGCGAGATCGGAAACCTTTGTGCCCAGGCACAGGGTGGAGCAACCGGGATCCAACCCACCTTTGGCCTTGCTTTGTCGATGCTTCCGGATGGACATTGGAGTGCCCTTGCGCCCACCGGGCCGCTGCGGTCCTGGCGGCTGCTGGAAGTGGGACCGGGGCCTTCACTGATTCACAGCCCGCTGCAGATCGACGAGCGGATTCTGCATTTCCTGGCTGGGCTTCAACACCTTGACGAGCGGCTGGCTTGCTATGCCTTGCCGGCGGATGCCCACGTCGATCTGGTGCCTTCCCACCGGCGACTGGCAGAGCATCTGGCTGGGCTGTGCCAGCAAGAGGGCAGTGATCCATCGCCCGTCGTGGCGCTCTGCGGCGGCGTCCCGGCCGACCGGCGGCTTATTGCGGCGGTAGCTTGTGACCTGGCGTCGCGACCTCTCTGGAGGTTGGCCTCCGGCGATTTGCCGGCTGGCGAGCTTGACAGGATGGCTCGACTTTGGGAAAGGGAACAGGCGCTGGCCGGCAGCATCCTGTTGCTGGAGTGTGATGAGCTCGATGGCAGCCGGGGAAGTTCTGCAAATGGTCTGGTTCGCCGCTTCATTGAGCGCGCAGGGTTTACCGTGTTCGTCTCATCCAAAGATCGCCTGTTGGGAATACAGCGTCCCATGGTTGTCCTGGAGGCGCAAAAACCATCGAGAACTGAACAGCGCAGCCTGTGGCAGCAAGTTCTGGGGCCGGCTGCCGGCAGTCTCAATGGGCAGCTGGATGGCCTGGTTGCCCAGTTCGACCTGAGTGCTCATGCCATCCACTCGGCGGCTCAACTGGGTGTAAGTACGGGAGAGGACGATCTATGGCAGGTATGTCGCCAACAAACCCGGCTTCGACTGGACGATCTGGCCCAGCGTGTTGCGCCGGCAGCGGGATGGAAGGATCTGGTGCTTCCCAGGGGCCAACTTCTTCTGTTGCGCGAGATTGCGGCGGCAGTCCGGCAGCGCACCCAGGTGTACGATGTGTGGGGTTTTGCCCGCAAAAGCTCCCGGGGTCTCGGCATCAGCGCCCTCTTTGTTGGAACCAGCGGTACTGGCAAAACCATGGCGGCTGAAGTGCTGGCCCAGGAACTTCAACTGGATCTCTATTGCATCGATCTGAGCCAGGTTGTCAGCAAATATATCGGCGAGACGGAAAAGAATCTACGGCGGGTCTTTGATGCGGCCGAGGAGAGTGGCGCCATTCTGCTTTTCGATGAGGCGGATGCCCTCTTTGGCAAGCGCAGTGAGGTCAAGGATAGCCATGATCGTTACGCCAACATCGAGGTTAGCTACCTGCTGCAACGGATGGAGGCCTACCGCGGGCTGGCAATCCTGACCAGCAATATGAAGAGTGCTCTCGATCCAGCCTTCATGCGGCGGCTGCGCTTCGTCGTGCAGTTTCCCTTCCCCGATTCGCATCATCGGGCCGAGATCTGGCGCGGGGTCTTTCCGCAGGAAACGCCGACGGAAGGCCTGCAGCCAAAAAAACTGGCGCGACTCAACCTGGCGGGGGGCAACATCCGCAACATCGCGCTGGGTGCGGCCTTTTTGGCGGCCGATCAGGGCCAGCCTGTGCGGGCTGGCCATATCCTGAGGGCTGCAAGGGCCGAGTACGCCAAGCTGGAAAAGCCCATGAGCGAGTTAGATCGTCTGGGCCTGGAGCAGGATGATGACTGACAAGGCTAGCCGGGGATTGAAGACCCCCGCGGTTCCAGACAGGGTGTCGGTTCACATCGAGGAACTGATTCTGCATGGGTTTCCCGCGGCCGATCGTATGCGCATCGGCCGGGCGGTGGAACGGCAGCTTGCCCGTCTGCTGGCTGATGGGCAGATGCCTGGCAACTTCACAGGCCATGAAAAGATCTCCGCCCTGGACGGCGGATCGTTTGCCACGAGCCCAGGAATTCGTCCGGAACAGATTGGTTCGCAGATTGCCGGAAGTGTTGTCCAGGCATTACAGCAACAGCAAACGGTCTCCTCTCGTTGGACGGAAGGAACGGACCAATGAGCCAACGTGCTAACGCCACACAGAAACGATCAGGCTCGGCAACGCGGGTTCCCCGGAACCGTCATTCGCGGCTGGCGGTCAATCGACCCGGGGATCGATACGAACAGGAAGCGGATCGCATTGCCGACGCGGTGGCCGGTGGCGCGTCCGGCCGTCCTGATTTTTCCATTGCGGCGGTGCCCATCGTTCAGCGGCAGGATCGGGACATCGTCTCGGAAATGCGTGGCATCAAAAAGCCCAAGCCGGAAGAGGAGAAATACAAAGAGGCGGCCAAAAAGGTCGGCGACGCATTTCTGGAAACGGCTCCCGGCAAGGAGATCAAGGCGAAAGCGGAGCAACTGGGTGATGCTTTTATCTCCACACTGCCGGGCAAGATCATTGCCGGTACTGCCCTGGCCGGGGCTGTTGCAGCCCTGGCTGCCACCCACTCGGAATTGCCCATCGGCATCCCTGAGATCTCGCTGGACAAAATCAAGCCTGGTCTGAAGATGCAGATCACCTACGAGGGTCCGGTGGACAAACCGACCAAGGTGATGGCCACCTTCACCTACAAGTTTGGGCCGGCTCCCAAGGCACCCAAAAAACCGGCCATGAGCAAGTCAGAGAGATTCCGGGCGGAAACGGCTCGTATGCAGCTGGAACAGCACAAGTTTCGGGAGAGCATGAAAACGCCGGAGGAGAAGGCCCAGGACCAGGCGATGATCAACGCCTGGCTGATGCACCGGAATCGCCAGATGGGATTGTTACCCGGCTTGACCCCTGGGGCTGCGGAACAGACCTATGGACCGCAACCGGATGCTGGCAAGCAGGCCTCTCCCGACGACCTGAAGCTGAAGGGCGAGACGAAGACACCCAGTCGTGCCGAGATGCCCAAGAAGAAGGAAGAGGGATCGCTGCTGATGCGCAAAGCCACCGGCCAGGCTGAAATTGGCCATGCGCCATCGCAGGTCCATGATGCTTTGCAGTCCCCGGGCAGGCCATTGGATGACAGCACGCTATCCTTCATGGAGACCCGCTTCGGCCATAGTTTCGCTCACGTGCGTATCCACACCGATGCCGGGGCAGGCCAATCAGCCAGAGCCGTCAGTTCCCATGCCTATACCGTGGGATCAGACGTCGTTTTCGCCAGCGGGCAATACTCGCCGCACACTGCTGCCGGGCGGCATCTGCTGGCCCATGAATTGGCCCACGTCGTTCAGCAGACTGGGCCAGCCCCCCTTTCGCCCGGGTTGGTTTTGCAGCGCAAGGAAGGGGAAGAGGGACTCTCACCCGAGGAAATGCTCAAACATGCTGTCGAGGGTGACGACGATGCGGTGCGCGAGCTGGTTGATTCTCAAGAGTGGGGGAAATTGACCTTCGATGTCGCGCAGGGGAGTCAGCTGATCGTCAACCTGTTGGATGGTGCAACGGGCGATGATGATGAACTGGCAGGTCTTGGGATTCTGCGCAAGGCGTTGAAGCTCAGCCTGTTCGACGATTTATTGCTCAAACTCAAGGCCCGGAGCCGCTTTGGCCAGTTGATGGACGACTACCATGGCGCCGAATATCGCGATCTGCTGGATCTGCTGTCAGGGAACATCAAACACCTGAAGGTCAAGGTTGCCTACCTGGACGAATTTGTGGTCATGTGGTGGGTGCGGGAGCACGAGGAGCGGGCTGTCGTCCTGCTGCTGGAAAAATCCGCGATGGATGAAAAGGTCAAGCTATTGACTGATGATCACCGGCGCAATGAACTGCGGGACGCCATTGACAATCGCGATCTTTCCTTCAGGTATGAGAAGATCATCGGTGAGGCGAATCAGGGGCGCCAGCAAGACCTGAAAATCCAATTGCGAAATATCTTCGGTGTCGAGGCCGCCAAAACGGTGAAAGCTGGTAAACGAACCCAGGCTGAAGTGGACCGGCTCCTGGTGGCGGCAACGGTTGATCTGACCAGGGAGTTGTTGGACTACCGAGAACAACTTGATGACCTGCTGAAGGCAAAACCGCCCGATTTCGGACAGATCAGGAAACTCAACAAGGAGTTTGAGGAGCGATTGAAGGCTCTTATCGTGAATAAGACAGCCGAGTTTGGCCTGGAACT
Above is a genomic segment from Chloroflexota bacterium containing:
- a CDS encoding phage baseplate protein codes for the protein MSGIAGNSRSSARLWLHVWEQCQMHGSVQRALLLLAGAEPQSPVETLATLSIGQRNRRLLALRESLFGPGFVGLATCPQCGERIEMTFAASEISQAMASIQRSDAGITGSPEVDSEGGEHGATTPSSLVAIEDRYLWSDSSFEVIYRLPTSQDLMALDPAHGSGARRKQLLDRCILESRSDGVNVAPDQLPSEVSAAVVAHMAAVDPFALMETDLICSACEYRWPVQFDILSFLWDELNAWAERMLNEVHTLASAYGWSEMEILDMGPWRRGRYISMVLDRGAVT
- a CDS encoding ATP-binding protein, producing MSDTVTASSRRQETSEKTDAQRDFLLDNQRALVAALERLRVILQAYLSGQPGNVAPAIEPPMLASLRATFGLTAFERDLLLLAAGVEMDSEIGNLCAQAQGGATGIQPTFGLALSMLPDGHWSALAPTGPLRSWRLLEVGPGPSLIHSPLQIDERILHFLAGLQHLDERLACYALPADAHVDLVPSHRRLAEHLAGLCQQEGSDPSPVVALCGGVPADRRLIAAVACDLASRPLWRLASGDLPAGELDRMARLWEREQALAGSILLLECDELDGSRGSSANGLVRRFIERAGFTVFVSSKDRLLGIQRPMVVLEAQKPSRTEQRSLWQQVLGPAAGSLNGQLDGLVAQFDLSAHAIHSAAQLGVSTGEDDLWQVCRQQTRLRLDDLAQRVAPAAGWKDLVLPRGQLLLLREIAAAVRQRTQVYDVWGFARKSSRGLGISALFVGTSGTGKTMAAEVLAQELQLDLYCIDLSQVVSKYIGETEKNLRRVFDAAEESGAILLFDEADALFGKRSEVKDSHDRYANIEVSYLLQRMEAYRGLAILTSNMKSALDPAFMRRLRFVVQFPFPDSHHRAEIWRGVFPQETPTEGLQPKKLARLNLAGGNIRNIALGAAFLAADQGQPVRAGHILRAARAEYAKLEKPMSELDRLGLEQDDD
- a CDS encoding phage tail protein, with amino-acid sequence MAQFTVNTHRFDPYKNFKFRVRWDGRYVAGVSKVSALKRTTEVVTHREGGDPSSSRKSPGRSEYEAITLERGVTHDQEFEQWANKVWNFGSGLGAESSLKDFRKDIIIDVYNEAGQLAIAYKVYRCWVSEYQALPDLDANANAVAIQTLKLENEGWERDYEVTEPTEPTFTEP
- a CDS encoding phage tail sheath subtilisin-like domain-containing protein, giving the protein MPVTPTYPGVYIEEIPSGVRTITGVSTSVAAFVDYFKRGSMNKAVQIFSMGDFERGFGGLDELSEASYAIQQFFLNGGTEAWVVRVASADGSNPLAKATATLFDSASGGSQAMAISAASEGTWGNNLRVEVDYGTASSATQFNLTVSEVQTVSGRTVVTRQEVFRNLSMTSTDPSYVKTIVDDGSTLMRVDSTAGSNLPQASGSLSGSTFTFPANPPGAGLPLLVDVILDDGTSAVTKTANLGTTAIASVEEAAGRLQSGIRGADPGNPAWAQARAGVVAGVLQIVAGPSAPGTIFTFAAAAADANTVGNLALPTAAGTETNVALYQLGYNGSAIGAQGAGAATSVGGNGLPPDATALLGSPAVDPPTGLHALDKVDLFNILCLPRIARVSGTSTNFAEAQVDAVVSAATTYCNARRAFFVLDTPSNKTTVSQIKDWINTKATLRDKNVALYFPRVQIADSLQDFRLRSFGASGTIAGLYARTDANRGIWKAPAGVDAALRGVTRYDVKLNDAENGTLNPLGVNCLRIFDVFGNVCWGARTLDGADQQASEWKYVPVRRLALFLEESLFRGTQWVVFEPNDEPLWAQIRLNIGAFMHSLFRQGAFQGTTPRDAYFVKCDKETTTQDDINRGIVNIVVGFAPLKPAEFVIIKLQQIAGQIEV
- a CDS encoding DUF4255 domain-containing protein, encoding MSNALAIAAVTAVLRDLLNNGLIDHDVTGSLGGNVTVSALPPDRIQTGDSSEQAQLNLFLYQVSPNAGWRNVGLPSRSSNGDRLSNPPLALDLHYLLTVYGAQEFHGEVLLGYAMQILHETPVLARDAIRESLAAPPPISGGVLPPAQQALVAAELADQVELIKIVPQALNLEELSKLWTAMQAKYRPSAAYQASVVLIESKRSTRPALPVRTRNVKVFTWRQPVIEQVVSSEGADAWIFEGSTLLVQGYQLKGNVTQVRFGEVDVTPADTDLTDSEIRVAVPAGLQAGVQSVQVVQRLDLGTAAPSEPHRGFESNVMAFILHPVIEASGPVPPAVIGPTVANVTPTLVDGTPVIVDGVTLQSADVTVNFAPRVGRSQRVRLLLNEFNPPASRQARAYSFNAPQDNGIADPLQADTGSIVFPISFVAPADYLVRVQVDGAESPLTVDGTGQYALPRITV
- a CDS encoding putative zinc-binding metallopeptidase translates to MSQRANATQKRSGSATRVPRNRHSRLAVNRPGDRYEQEADRIADAVAGGASGRPDFSIAAVPIVQRQDRDIVSEMRGIKKPKPEEEKYKEAAKKVGDAFLETAPGKEIKAKAEQLGDAFISTLPGKIIAGTALAGAVAALAATHSELPIGIPEISLDKIKPGLKMQITYEGPVDKPTKVMATFTYKFGPAPKAPKKPAMSKSERFRAETARMQLEQHKFRESMKTPEEKAQDQAMINAWLMHRNRQMGLLPGLTPGAAEQTYGPQPDAGKQASPDDLKLKGETKTPSRAEMPKKKEEGSLLMRKATGQAEIGHAPSQVHDALQSPGRPLDDSTLSFMETRFGHSFAHVRIHTDAGAGQSARAVSSHAYTVGSDVVFASGQYSPHTAAGRHLLAHELAHVVQQTGPAPLSPGLVLQRKEGEEGLSPEEMLKHAVEGDDDAVRELVDSQEWGKLTFDVAQGSQLIVNLLDGATGDDDELAGLGILRKALKLSLFDDLLLKLKARSRFGQLMDDYHGAEYRDLLDLLSGNIKHLKVKVAYLDEFVVMWWVREHEERAVVLLLEKSAMDEKVKLLTDDHRRNELRDAIDNRDLSFRYEKIIGEANQGRQQDLKIQLRNIFGVEAAKTVKAGKRTQAEVDRLLVAATVDLTRELLDYREQLDDLLKAKPPDFGQIRKLNKEFEERLKALIVNKTAEFGLELKYNLEFNRLLDKTYGLSWTPEDLKFFDRRILSRIPPEILLANPKFRRILRAREHPDVAGRAPMSGRYIKLYGGLTFGTTVHELGHILSRDEAHRLMGEFITEFKWEHLTKGNLKTHVRNDGKRERLIKRMEADRKNKRTKAKHRHGDHYYKYDKKSDDADPMYFRFPVDSCFVSSYATVHPNEDFAETFEEYVKNPNNLYDSCKKKYQFMRRNVFGAYLFDKQRNRLLGEFDAERKRQLTSTLVASLRGGDFAVDDHLNDKHLDPLRTELRKALAAEKKAVATSTAKDERPGEGDLVPFKSADVRATAAPFLRKLKAIVVLSARLAQPWSQHSLALDGEMKKVPAGVFFGGGQRLRHRLDSAFQTDALAALDLQAKKILDGKESEVDLEPGLNKLISKFQSAVKVFGSYAPVYHALASPEFQVQSKPSSSQARFGPFGAGIMSQIPPGDARRTKVETHILSWRKKLVKQRKKLVVDIFDNLLAGISFVNSGLEHPDVLLKEYKADVRKFARKQGLAIRRKSQIGQETREVTDAAGLQMTGAGQPLPGETRTLMERSLGLDFSQVRIHADSSAARSARSVHALAYTIGSHIVFDAGQFAPSTPGGQWLLAHELTHVAQQGQLDGVNHDSLNEQESEAIPGDLSASRSSANGQAGSA